TGGAAATCACCGTTTACTACAAACTTTGTATCTTTTGTAAATTCAAAAACACCCGTTTTGATAAAAGTCTGAGTCGGTTTTGGAATGATACGAATATCACTTTCCGTATAAACTTTCTGTGCGTTAGCCGAGAAAATTGAAGAGATTAGGGTTAATAGGAATAGTAATTTTTTCATTCTTTGTTTTTTGGTTTCTCTAAAAGTTGCTTATTTAAGAGCTTTTAAAGATTTAGTTTTTAGGTTTAGTTTGTCATTTCGACTGAAAGGAGAAATCGCAATAGAAATTCCTCGCAGAATGTCGCCAATCTTTGTCGAATCCCGAGTGTGATTCCTCGTTCCTCGGAATGACAAAACTGTTTCGAAAAACTTTGTCAAAGTTTGAAACTTTGACAAAGTTCTCATCAAACTCTATGTTATTTATTAAAAGTGAAACGCCTCTAAACACAATAAAAATCTATGTTTCTATGTGTTTAAAAACATTTACGCCCTGTTTTATTTATCCCAAGACATTTTAAATTTCGCGTCTTCCATTCTGTGACCTTTTACGTCGTCAGAAACGGCGTAATTAAATCCTGATCTTAGACTGTAACCTGCGTATTCGCCATTTTTATTCAAAGCAATAAAACCAACCTGCAGATATTCCATGTCTTTGTGGTTTTTATGTTTGTTGTAAATACGTTCTGTGATTTCTTTACAAGCATCATAAGGCGATTTTCCCTGACGCATTAATTCGACCACCATGGCACTTCCAGCAGTTCTAATAACCGCTTCGCCTAAACCTGTTGCCGCTGCAGCACCAACTTCATTATCAAGAAAAAGACCCGCGCCGATTATTGGGGAGTCACCGACGCGGCCGTGCATCTTCCAGGCAGCACCACTAGTAGTACACCCTCCCGAAAGATTACCGTCTTGATCTAACATTAGCATACTTATGGTATCGTGGTTTTCTATATTAATAACTGGTTTGTATTTAGAATCTTCCAGCCACTTTTTCCAGTCTTTTTCAGATTCTGGAGTCAATAAATTTTCTTCTTTAAAACCTTCAGATAAGGCAAATTGCAATGCACCCTGTCCTGCTAACATGACATGCGGTGTATTTTGCAGGACTCTTTTTGCCACAGAAATTGGGTGTTTGATTCCTTGTAAAAAACAAACAGAACCGCAATTACTGTTGTGATCCATGATACAGGCATCAAGAGTCACTTTTCCCTCGCGATCCGGATATCCTCCATAACCAACACTGCGGACAGTTGGATCGGCCTCCGGTATTTTCATTCCAGCTTCGATAGCATCTAAAGCCGATTTTCCTTCTTTTAAATTCTTCCAAGATTCTTTATTTGCAGGCAGACCGTGATTCCATGTCGAAATAATAATTGGTTTCTGCTGTTTTTTTTCTTTTGGTTCTGCCACAGTTTCTTCTTTTTCAGAAGTAGCTGCAAATCCGCTTACGCCCAAAACAGAACTTATGGCTAAGGTGCCTAAAGTGGTTTTCTTAATAAAATCTCTTCTATTTGACATGTCTTTTCGTTTTAATTCAACTTTCAGAAACAAAATGTTCTTAATGTTGCTAAATTAATCAGTAATACTTTTTAATCCCAGTAAAATCGACTACAAAGCCGATTTTACCTCTCTAATCGTTTTTAAATTACTATCTGATAAGGCATTTCCGTCAAAAAAAGAAACTCCTGTTGCGCCATTTTTCTTAGCCTGTAAAATCGCTTCTTTCAATTCTGCATCTGATTTTAACCCCGGAATATAAATTCCAGTATTTACTTTCGTCGGTTTTCCTTCTAAATCGGCTACACCTTGTTTGGTTGCGTAACCTACCCAGTCAATTTCTTCATCATAAAAACTATGATAAATCATTGGATATACTTCGTCTATATTCCATTTATCCCAACGCTGGCGCACCATGTGGTCTGCCATTTCTGGGTAAGGAAATACTGCTGCCGTTAATTTTTTATTGTGTTTATGAGCAATTTTATAGGCATCGTCAACAACCGCTTTTACTGCATTTAATCTGAAGTTTTTCCACTCCATATCAATCGAAGTATTATGGCTCTCTTTTGGATTTTTATGATGTTCTTTTTCGAATTTACTTACGCACGCATCACAATAACAGAAGTCAAATTGTGGTAATTCTGTATCCTGAACTAAATTGTATTTTGGTAATAAACTGATTGGCAAGAAAATATCTGGGAAACGAATGTAATCTAAATGCACACTTTCGATTCCTTCAACTTTTGCTAATCCTTCAACTAAACCTAAAACGTGGTTTCTAGATTCTTCTTTAGTAGGGCAAAGCCATTGGTAATAATCTACATAAGGGCGGTTATCAAAACAAGATTTTCCTTCTTTGCTTACTTGATACCAATCTGGATGCTGTAGAGCGATTGAATCATTTGGACGGTTCATTGCCATAATCCAAGCGTGAACTTTTAAGCCTTCTTTTGCTGCAAGAGGCACTAATCTTGCCAAAAGTTTTGGGTCAGTATTGGTATTAATTAAAACTTCGTCAATACCACCATCTTTGTATTTTTTGAATTCTTTCGAATAATCTGAATCCGATTTTTTAGCGTCGGCAGTGGTCCAAACTCCAAAAATGAATTTTCCGTTTTCTTCTGCTTTAGTTTCTTTTTGTCCGCAAGAGAATAAACTCAGCGAAAGCGCTAATACTAAAACTTTTGATAGTTTTTGCAACTTACTCGTTCGTAATAATTTTACCATCTTCTTTTATTATTAAGGTTTTGTTTGAAAAAGGACTTTTTACTGAAATATTAAATCCTGTTAAATGATTCTCTACTATCGGTTTTAAAGTCTTACCATCAACAATTATATTTTTTGAACTGATACTTTGTAACGATTTTGCCCAAGATTTATTTTTTTCGAAATACCTTTTCTGAGCTCTAAACAATGTATACAGTTCCCATTTTACCTTTTCCTCCTGCGGAAGTGTAAAGGAATCTTGTCCTCCTACTTCTTTTGAGGAAAAATATACATAAGCCCATTTTTCGGGCTCATGCATATTGATGACTCCCATAGGCGACCAAACCCAATTGTATTCCGGGAGAAACTTTCCTTCTGAATCTTTTTTACGTTCGTATTTTCCATCGATAACTGAATGCTGCCAGTTTACTCGTGAGAAATTAACTCTCCAAAACTTATCTTTTGGTACAATATTATCGAAATAGGATGCTTTATAAACCGACCATGGAATTGCAATTTCTAATGTCCAGCCTTTATCTGTATCTGAAGCATTATTTAACGTTCCATCCACCTTTACTGCCGATTTTAAACCTGTTATATTCCAGTCGTTTAAAACGGTGTTTTTTTCTCGGTATGGTTTATTGATGAATAAATCCCAAGCCGTATTCAGCGCATTAATTTCTAATTCATAATAATTGTGAGTATCATTATCAGGATCGATAAAAACTTCAAAATCATTATTGTAGAAAATAATAGTGTCACGCTGTCTTAGGTTTGCCCAAACATGAGGCTCCTCCATTTTGGCTAGGATATAGTAGTAATTATCGTCCCAAAGCATCTTAACCTGAGTATTGTATTTTGGCTTTTCAACACCTTCTATGTCGACAAAAGGAATTGTCCAAGATGCTTTTTCCCAAGCTTTGTCAGCTCCATCGCCGTCGATAACAATCTCTTGAGAAGTTTTATACGCAATATAACTTTTCGGTGTAACCGGTTTTTCAGATTGCGCATAACCCAGCAGCGAAAAAAAAGTTACGGCTAGGGACAATAATTTACCTCTACTATGCATCATTATATTATAAACTATTTTCTTTTGTAAATTGAATTACTTCACTCAGTTTTCCGAAAGCGATCGCTACATGAGTATCTGCCGCACCATAATAAACTGCTAATTTATCTTCTTCAATATTATGTAAAGCCGCACATGGGAAAACTACGTTTGGCACATCACCAACCATTTCATACGTTTCTGCTGGTCCTAATAAATAAGGCTGAGTTCTATATTTTACCTGATCTGGTGAATCAACATCTAAAAGAGCAGATCCCATTGCATAACGGAAACCGTTACAAGTATTAATAACTCCATGGTAGATCATTAACCAGCCTTCATCAGTTAAAATCGGAATTGGTCCCGCACCTACTTTTGTACATTGCCAAGCACTTTGCTCAAATGGACTTGGTTTCATTACCAATCTGTGTTCTCCCCAATATTTCATGTCTGGACTGTAGCTGATCCAAATATCTCCAAAAGGCGTATGTCCGTTATCACTTGGACGGCTTAACATCGCATATTTTCCATTGATTTTCTGTGGGAATAAAACTCCGTTTCTATTGAATGGTAAAAAGGCATTTTCGCATTGAAAAAATTCTTTAAAATCGAAAGTATAACCAATACCAATTGTTGGTCCATTGTAACCGTTACACCAAGTAATCCAGTAACGATCTTCGATCCAAACCACACGTGGATCATATTTATAAGCAGATTCGATCATTTCTGTATTTCCAGACTGCATCACAATTGGTTCGTGGTTGATGTCCCAATTGATACCATCTTTACTGAAACCAGCAAAAATGTTCATCTGAACTGCTTTATTATCACATCTGAAAACCCCAGCATAACCATCTCCAAAAGGTACAACTGCACTATTGAATATACTGTTTGATGAAGGAATCGAATATCTGTCGATAATTGGATTCTCAGAATATCTCCACATTACATCTTTACTGTTTTCGGGTCTGTCTTGCCAAGGAATAGTACTCATTTTTTGTTTTTTTTATTTATTAGTTTTTTTATTCTTTATTTTTTTGAAACACATAGGGACATAGTTATTTGGAACACTTAAAAGGTGTTTCACTTTTAAATAAATAACATAGCTTGATGTCCAATCTTACGTTCCCGCAGTTGAAACTACAGGCTATGTTCAAAGCTATGTGTTAGAAACTAGTTTCTTTCTCTTTCCTTTTTCAAAGTCAAGAAAAATCTATGTTTCTATGTGTTTAAAATTTATCTAGAACCAAAATAATTTCCTCTAAAATCTTAATTCTATATTCTTTACTCTTCAATCTTTCTAACTCTATCCAGCCAAGTAAATTTCAATATCGTAGTTGTCACTACGAAAACTACCAACGCCACTCCTGCTTTTGGATAATCCCTGATGATAAAATAAATCGGAAGTAGAATCATACTTGACTGCCAAACAATACCGATAATACAGTTCATCATATCTAGGTAGAAATCATTATTTTTTTGGAAAGACTGATCTTCTGCTTTTAATTGTTTGTAAACTGGACTCCAGAATCCCCACGGTCTAACGTTTGAATAAAAAGATTTTAAAACCTCCATATCGGTTGGCTTACTTAGGTATGTTCCTAAAAGACAGCCTAAAATGGAGAATCCAAAAATTAATGGGAATAAGTAAATTGAAGGCACTTCTGAAAGCTGATGTAAAAATGTTCCAGGAGCTAAATTTCCTTTATTTTGATCCAACACGAATTGAAGCGAAGCAGCCACTAATCCGCCGACCATTCCCCAGAAATAACCCCATCCGTTAAAACGCCACCAAATCCATTTCAAGAAGTTGGCTGCCACATATCCTCCATATAATGCACTTGTAATCCAAAGTGTTAATGAGTTGATAGAATCTGCGAAGAATCCCATGAAAACTCCTAAACCAACCACTAAGAAAGAAGAGATCTGACTTACTTTGATATAGTGTTTGTTTGAAGCAACTGGTTTAAAATATTTTTTATAAATATCGTTTACAATATAAGCTGGTCCTGCATTTACGAAAGCCGAGAATCCAGACATAAACGCCGCTAATAATCCCGCTAAAAGAATTCCTTTAATTCCAACCGGGATATAAAGATTGACCACTTTTGGCATCAATAATTCTAAATCTGCTCCTGTTAGATTTACGTTTGCATTTAATTCTGGTGCTAAATTTACTAAAGCGATAACTACAATTCCTGTAATTAATAAATATCTTGGAATAAATAAAATCAAATTGGTAAAACCACTCATATAAGCCGCTTCTTTTACCGATTTTGTAGAAAGAACACGCTGTAAATCGTAACTTGGAGTTGGTCCTGCAACGCTGGCAAAGAATCCTTTAAACAAAGTCATTCCAATGAAAGCGCCAAACATTTTATAACCTTCTGTATCAATCAATCTGTTGAATGTTTCGAATTTATCACTCCATTGTGTTTCAAATTCCCATCCGAAGAAAACATTTTTCCATTCTGGCGTAATAACCGAATTGATTTGAATATCTGTATAATTAATGAAAGCATAACCAGCGATTAAAACTCCGGCAACAATCATAATGATATATTGTACAACTTCTGTAGCTACAACAGAGAACATGCCGCCTTTAACCGTATAAATTGTAGTTAAGAAAATGATTAACAAAGCATAAGCCTGTTCAGACGTTAAAAAAACAGAACCATTTAGGTGAACTGTTAAATCCCAAGGAAGAATAATCGTTACAAATTTTCCGATTCCGACAAAGAAATAAGCAATAAAACCAATTGTAGAAATGATCGCAAAAATCGCTACAATAATATGTGATGCTTTTCCTGCTTTGTCACTTCCGAAACGAGTTAAAATCCACTCAGAACCTGTCATTACTTTTGATCTTCTAATCCAGACTGCGAGGAACATCATGACGAAAATCTGATTCCAAATTGGCCAAAGCCACATAAACATGAAACTTTTTACACCATATAGAAATAAAACGCCAATCATCCAGGAAGTTCCTGAAACATCAAACATTCCAGAGCCGTTACTCAATCCTAAAAAATACCATTTGATTGATTTTCCTCCAAGGAAATAATCATCAAGTCCTTTTGATGCTTTTCTTGAAATCCAGATTCCTATACCGACCGACATTACGATATAGATTAAAATGATTGATACGTCTATAATGTTCATTAAATTATTTATTTTGAATTAGTTAGTTTAGACCCCAGTTTTTGTTTGGCTGTGCTCCCATTACAAAATGAAGCACACCACCTTTTAGCATTTCTTGGTGAGAGATAGCTGTTTTATTAAATGCTTTTCCGTTTAAAGTAGCCGATTGGATATAGAATTTTTTGTCTGAAACATTTTCTGCCTCAATTACAAAAGTTTTTCCATTTGGAAGATTTAAAGTTGATTTCTCGAAAATCGGACTTCCAATTTCATATTCGCCTGAAGCCGGATTCATTGGATATAATCCCATTGAACTGAATACATACCAAGCCGACATTTGACCACAGTCTTCGTTACCGCTCAAACCGTTTGCTGTCGTATTATATTGCGTGTCTAAAATATGACGTACCCAATATTGTGTTCTCCAAGGCTGACCTGCATGATTAAACATATAAGCAATATGGTGGCTTGGCTCGTTTCCGTGCGCGTATTGTCCGATCAAACCAGAAATATCTGCTGAAACATTGTTTCCAGTAATTTCAGAACTCTCCGTAAATAACTGTTCTAAACGTTTAGTAAAAGTGTCGTTTCCTCCGTGAAGTTTTACAAAATCGTCTACATTATGAGGAACGAACCAGCTGTGCTGCCAAGCATTTCCTTCTGTGTAATCGGTATGTTCTCTGTGATTAGAGTGTTTTGGGTCGAAAGGCTCATTCCAAGATTTTCCATCTTCCGATTTTCCTCTCATGAAACCTGATTTTGCATCAAATAAATATTCGTATGCTTTGGAACGTTTTGAGAAAAACTCGTAATCTGCTTGTTTTCCTAATGCTTTTGCCATTTGAGCTACACACCAGTCATCATAAGCATATTCTAAAGTAATCGTAACTGATTCATCTAATAAGTTATATGGAATATAACCGTATTTTTTGTAGAAATTTAATCCGCGTTCGTCCTGCATCATGGTTGCTTTCATGGCTTCAAAAGCTTTTTCGGCGTCAAAACCTTTAATACCTTTCATATAAGCATCAACAATAACTGGAATCGAATGATATCCTGTCATAGTATTGGTTTCATTGGCATATAATGTCCAAACCGGAAGTATTTTTTTTGTTTCATAATACGCCAACATCGAGTTCACTAAATCGGAAACTTTTGTTGGTTCTAAGATGGTTAACAATGGATTCTCTGCTCTAAACGTATCCCAAAGTGATAATGTAGAATATGCTGTATAATCTTTAGCGGTAATAATTTTATCATCTTCTCTTCGAAATTGACCATTTTTATCGCTGTACGTTACAGGTGCCACTTGTGCATGATATAAAGCGGTATAGAAAATTGTTTTAAGAGAATCAACTGGAGTTTCAACTGTAATTTTACTCAAAGCTTTGTTCCAATCAGAAGAAGCTGCAGCTTTTACTTTTTCAAATTCCTGATCTTTATCTAAATTACCTTTTGCGTTTTCAATACTTACAGAAGAAAGTGCCACTTTTATGCCTAATTCTGTAGAATTTTTAGAATCGAAAAACAATTGTAAAGCGGTGTTTTCCCCTTCAGCGTTTTGACCAGAAACTACTTTTTTATCAGCTGTAATAATAGATTCTGTAATAGGTTTAGAAAACTTAGCTACAAAAAACACTTTTTGATTTTTTGCCCAGCCTGTACTATAACGGTAACCACTAATAGTATTAGCGTCTTCAATTTTGATAGACGTTTTTATCGCTTTGTCCCAGTTAATAGCAAAACCTAAATCGACAATAACAGATTGCGTGTCGTTATTATTATAGGTATATTTATGGTATGCGGTTCTTTGTGTAGAAGTTAATTCTACATTGATTTTAGGATCTTCAAGAAAAACTTGGTAATAACCCGGTACTGCTTTTT
This portion of the Flavobacterium panacagri genome encodes:
- a CDS encoding isoaspartyl peptidase/L-asparaginase family protein, translated to MSNRRDFIKKTTLGTLAISSVLGVSGFAATSEKEETVAEPKEKKQQKPIIISTWNHGLPANKESWKNLKEGKSALDAIEAGMKIPEADPTVRSVGYGGYPDREGKVTLDACIMDHNSNCGSVCFLQGIKHPISVAKRVLQNTPHVMLAGQGALQFALSEGFKEENLLTPESEKDWKKWLEDSKYKPVINIENHDTISMLMLDQDGNLSGGCTTSGAAWKMHGRVGDSPIIGAGLFLDNEVGAAAATGLGEAVIRTAGSAMVVELMRQGKSPYDACKEITERIYNKHKNHKDMEYLQVGFIALNKNGEYAGYSLRSGFNYAVSDDVKGHRMEDAKFKMSWDK
- a CDS encoding putative glycoside hydrolase; protein product: MVKLLRTSKLQKLSKVLVLALSLSLFSCGQKETKAEENGKFIFGVWTTADAKKSDSDYSKEFKKYKDGGIDEVLINTNTDPKLLARLVPLAAKEGLKVHAWIMAMNRPNDSIALQHPDWYQVSKEGKSCFDNRPYVDYYQWLCPTKEESRNHVLGLVEGLAKVEGIESVHLDYIRFPDIFLPISLLPKYNLVQDTELPQFDFCYCDACVSKFEKEHHKNPKESHNTSIDMEWKNFRLNAVKAVVDDAYKIAHKHNKKLTAAVFPYPEMADHMVRQRWDKWNIDEVYPMIYHSFYDEEIDWVGYATKQGVADLEGKPTKVNTGIYIPGLKSDAELKEAILQAKKNGATGVSFFDGNALSDSNLKTIREVKSAL
- a CDS encoding carbohydrate-binding family 9-like protein: MHSRGKLLSLAVTFFSLLGYAQSEKPVTPKSYIAYKTSQEIVIDGDGADKAWEKASWTIPFVDIEGVEKPKYNTQVKMLWDDNYYYILAKMEEPHVWANLRQRDTIIFYNNDFEVFIDPDNDTHNYYELEINALNTAWDLFINKPYREKNTVLNDWNITGLKSAVKVDGTLNNASDTDKGWTLEIAIPWSVYKASYFDNIVPKDKFWRVNFSRVNWQHSVIDGKYERKKDSEGKFLPEYNWVWSPMGVINMHEPEKWAYVYFSSKEVGGQDSFTLPQEEKVKWELYTLFRAQKRYFEKNKSWAKSLQSISSKNIIVDGKTLKPIVENHLTGFNISVKSPFSNKTLIIKEDGKIITNE
- a CDS encoding glycoside hydrolase family 130 protein, with the translated sequence MSTIPWQDRPENSKDVMWRYSENPIIDRYSIPSSNSIFNSAVVPFGDGYAGVFRCDNKAVQMNIFAGFSKDGINWDINHEPIVMQSGNTEMIESAYKYDPRVVWIEDRYWITWCNGYNGPTIGIGYTFDFKEFFQCENAFLPFNRNGVLFPQKINGKYAMLSRPSDNGHTPFGDIWISYSPDMKYWGEHRLVMKPSPFEQSAWQCTKVGAGPIPILTDEGWLMIYHGVINTCNGFRYAMGSALLDVDSPDQVKYRTQPYLLGPAETYEMVGDVPNVVFPCAALHNIEEDKLAVYYGAADTHVAIAFGKLSEVIQFTKENSL
- a CDS encoding sodium:solute symporter family protein, whose product is MNIIDVSIILIYIVMSVGIGIWISRKASKGLDDYFLGGKSIKWYFLGLSNGSGMFDVSGTSWMIGVLFLYGVKSFMFMWLWPIWNQIFVMMFLAVWIRRSKVMTGSEWILTRFGSDKAGKASHIIVAIFAIISTIGFIAYFFVGIGKFVTIILPWDLTVHLNGSVFLTSEQAYALLIIFLTTIYTVKGGMFSVVATEVVQYIIMIVAGVLIAGYAFINYTDIQINSVITPEWKNVFFGWEFETQWSDKFETFNRLIDTEGYKMFGAFIGMTLFKGFFASVAGPTPSYDLQRVLSTKSVKEAAYMSGFTNLILFIPRYLLITGIVVIALVNLAPELNANVNLTGADLELLMPKVVNLYIPVGIKGILLAGLLAAFMSGFSAFVNAGPAYIVNDIYKKYFKPVASNKHYIKVSQISSFLVVGLGVFMGFFADSINSLTLWITSALYGGYVAANFLKWIWWRFNGWGYFWGMVGGLVAASLQFVLDQNKGNLAPGTFLHQLSEVPSIYLFPLIFGFSILGCLLGTYLSKPTDMEVLKSFYSNVRPWGFWSPVYKQLKAEDQSFQKNNDFYLDMMNCIIGIVWQSSMILLPIYFIIRDYPKAGVALVVFVVTTTILKFTWLDRVRKIEE
- a CDS encoding GH92 family glycosyl hydrolase; the encoded protein is MRKITLLSLTVIFIASCKIKVDKNKDHKSFATNYVDPFIGTGGHGHTYPGATVPFGMLQVSPDNGISSWDWCSGYHYSDSIVSGFSHLHLSGTGIGDLADILFMPTNKKLDLTAKAASRDFLPYKSKYNHVNEKAVPGYYQVFLEDPKINVELTSTQRTAYHKYTYNNNDTQSVIVDLGFAINWDKAIKTSIKIEDANTISGYRYSTGWAKNQKVFFVAKFSKPITESIITADKKVVSGQNAEGENTALQLFFDSKNSTELGIKVALSSVSIENAKGNLDKDQEFEKVKAAASSDWNKALSKITVETPVDSLKTIFYTALYHAQVAPVTYSDKNGQFRREDDKIITAKDYTAYSTLSLWDTFRAENPLLTILEPTKVSDLVNSMLAYYETKKILPVWTLYANETNTMTGYHSIPVIVDAYMKGIKGFDAEKAFEAMKATMMQDERGLNFYKKYGYIPYNLLDESVTITLEYAYDDWCVAQMAKALGKQADYEFFSKRSKAYEYLFDAKSGFMRGKSEDGKSWNEPFDPKHSNHREHTDYTEGNAWQHSWFVPHNVDDFVKLHGGNDTFTKRLEQLFTESSEITGNNVSADISGLIGQYAHGNEPSHHIAYMFNHAGQPWRTQYWVRHILDTQYNTTANGLSGNEDCGQMSAWYVFSSMGLYPMNPASGEYEIGSPIFEKSTLNLPNGKTFVIEAENVSDKKFYIQSATLNGKAFNKTAISHQEMLKGGVLHFVMGAQPNKNWGLN